A genomic stretch from Lysobacter ciconiae includes:
- the eno gene encoding phosphopyruvate hydratase — protein sequence MTEIAKVHAREILDSRGNPTLEAEITLADGSFGRAMVPSGASTGAKEAVELRDGDKTRYLGKGVRTAVENVNTTIAKALVGLDAADQGGIDRRLIDLDGTRNKGRLGANALLGVSMANAHAMAASRRLPLWKYLAGDRRGVLPVPMMNIINGGAHADNNVDLQEFMILPVGFDSFSESLRAGTEVFHALKSVLKGRGLSTSVGDEGGFAPDLRSNEEALETILEAIGKAGYKAGDDILLGLDVASSEFYENGKYHLTGEGKRLTSEQFVEFLAGWCAQYPIISIEDGMDENDWDGWKQLTDALGRKVQLVGDDLFVTNPEIFQQGIDRHIANAILIKVNQIGTLTETLEAISMADRAGYAAVVSHRSGETEDTTIADIAVATTATQIKTGSLCRSDRVAKYNQLLRIEEQLGDAATYAGRDAFVSLQG from the coding sequence ATGACCGAAATCGCCAAAGTCCACGCCCGCGAAATCCTCGACAGCCGCGGCAATCCGACCCTTGAGGCCGAGATCACCCTTGCCGATGGCAGTTTTGGCCGGGCGATGGTGCCCTCCGGTGCGTCCACCGGCGCCAAGGAAGCCGTGGAGCTGCGCGACGGCGACAAGACCCGCTACCTGGGCAAGGGCGTGCGCACCGCGGTGGAGAACGTCAACACCACCATCGCCAAGGCACTGGTCGGGCTGGATGCGGCCGACCAGGGCGGCATCGACCGGCGCCTGATCGATCTGGACGGCACCCGCAACAAGGGCCGCCTGGGCGCGAACGCGTTGCTGGGGGTGTCGATGGCCAATGCCCACGCGATGGCCGCCAGTCGCCGCCTGCCGCTGTGGAAGTACCTGGCCGGTGACCGCCGCGGCGTGCTGCCGGTGCCGATGATGAACATCATCAATGGCGGCGCGCACGCCGACAACAACGTCGACCTGCAGGAGTTCATGATCCTGCCGGTCGGCTTTGACAGCTTCTCCGAGAGCCTGCGCGCGGGCACGGAGGTGTTCCACGCGCTCAAGTCGGTGCTCAAGGGCCGCGGCCTGAGCACCTCGGTGGGCGACGAGGGCGGCTTCGCGCCGGACCTGCGCAGCAACGAGGAAGCGCTGGAAACCATCCTGGAGGCGATCGGCAAGGCGGGCTACAAGGCCGGCGACGACATCCTGCTCGGCCTGGACGTTGCCTCCAGCGAGTTCTACGAGAACGGCAAGTACCACCTGACCGGCGAGGGCAAGCGCCTGACCTCGGAGCAGTTCGTCGAGTTCCTGGCCGGCTGGTGCGCGCAGTACCCGATCATCAGCATCGAGGACGGCATGGACGAGAACGACTGGGACGGCTGGAAGCAGCTGACCGACGCGCTGGGCAGGAAGGTCCAGCTGGTCGGGGACGACCTGTTCGTGACCAATCCGGAGATCTTCCAGCAGGGCATCGACCGCCACATCGCCAACGCGATCCTGATCAAGGTCAACCAGATCGGCACCTTGACCGAGACGCTGGAAGCGATTTCCATGGCCGACCGCGCCGGTTACGCCGCGGTGGTATCGCATCGTTCCGGCGAGACCGAGGACACCACGATCGCCGACATCGCCGTGGCGACCACGGCAACCCAGATCAAGACCGGCTCGCTGTGCCGCAGCGACCGCGTCGCCAAGTACAACCAGCTGCTGCGGATCGAGGAGCAGCTCGGCGACGCGGCGACCTACGCCGGCCGCGACGCGTTCGTGTCGCTGCAGGGCTGA